The Peromyscus leucopus breed LL Stock chromosome 4, UCI_PerLeu_2.1, whole genome shotgun sequence genome segment TCCCGGAcagcctccttccctttcccacaAATTCTGCAGTTTGCAAAACTCAACCGCTCCCCTGAGTGCTTTGGTTTCCTGTGGGTCTGGGGTCCTGCCTGACTCGGCAATGTGGACTGTGGGTAGGGCAGAAAGGAGGGGGTGGTGTAAGCCCTTTCTTTGGgctgcccaacacacacacacacacacacacacacacacacacacacacacacacacacactgagtcagCACCCGcctggaggggaggggcgggaCTACTGATTCAGTTTTACTGCCTCTTTAAAATCTCGGAAGAAAGGGCAGCATCAGCCAGACACTGCCATCCTCACCATGAGTCCCTGGCAGCCCCTGATCCTGGCACTCCTGGCTCTAGGCTGCAGCTCTGCTGCCCCTTACCAGCGCCAGCCTACTTTTGTGGTCTTCCCCAGAGACCTGAGGACCAGCAACCTCACCGACACACAGCTGGCACAGGTAGACGATGCCTCAGTGGAAAGTTGGGAAGGGCTGGCCAGGAAGATGTCCAGTGTCCCTGAGGAAGCATGGGGTTCGAAGATGCTCTCTGGATTTGCGTGGCAATGGGCATGTCTGGAGAAACAGAGGTGCCAGGGTTAGGCACTAGGGGTAGTGTGGATGCAGGCTCTGGGCAGTGGTGAAGATAACCGACAGATTCAAGTTTGCTAGGGCAATGGGATGGGGGTGGCTTTGGAGGGTTGTGGATTAGGCACAGGATGGACGTGAACCCTAGGGGAGCTGTGGGGTAGGCAAGGTTCAGATCATCTTAGATGGGCAGGAGCTGTGTGAGGACAGGGAAATTTTAGCTGTGTGAGAAGAAGCCCTGGTGTCCTGGTTTTCGAGTCCCTAAGCATATGGCCCAGAGGGCGAGGAAAGGGTGCCAGAACTCCGCTATGTCTCTGCCTCTCCGTCCACAGGAATACCTGTACCGCTATGGTTACAGTCGGGTAGCCGAGATGCAGGGAGAGAAGCTGAGCCTGCGGCCTGCTTTGCTGCTGCTTCAGAAGCAGCTGTCCCTGCCCCAGACTGGTGAACTAGACAGCAAGACACTGGAGGCCATTCGTGCACCACGCTGTGGTGTCCCAGACTTGGGCAAATTCCAAACCTTCGAGGGTGACCTCAAGTGGCACCACCATAACATCACATACTGGTGAGACGCTGGGCTAGACGCAGGTGGCTGGGGCAGGCTTGGAGGCCAGGCTGCACCCGCGCTTGACCGACAAGGTATCTTAGCCATGCAAGTTCTGAAAGCCTGGATGGAGCACTGGTGTGTGGCTGCTGCTCCGCCCCCACTCATTTGTGATCCCGGcacgccccccaccccctactGACTCGGGCTTTTTCACCTGTAGGATTCAAAACTACTCGGAAGACTTGCCGCGGGACGTGATCGATGACGCCTTCGCGCGCGCCTTCGCCGTGTGGAGCGCGGTGACACCGCTCACGTTCACCCGCGTGTACGGCCTCGAGGCAGACATTGTCATTCAGTTTGGCGTCGCGGGTGAGAACTCCGGGGCCGGGCCATGGGAGGGAGGACCACAGACAGAATAGAAGGGACAGCGGATCCGCTTTTCCGCCCGCCCTACAATCCCCAGTCACCGCACGCACAAATGGTGCCCTGCGGGATTGGAGCGGCAGCCGCCTCCTTGCAAGGCCTGGGGCGCTTGTTGAAGGGGGGGGCACAGCCTTCGGTCTCCTGCCACTAAAGAGAGCAGAGTCTATGCAACTGTCGTTGGTTGACTGCCTTCCTCCCCGTCTGCCTCTGCAGAGCACGGAGACGGGTATCCCTTTGACGGCAAGGACGGTCTTCTGGCACACGCCTTTCCCCCTGGCCAGGGCATCCAGGGAGATGCCCACTTCGACGATGAAGAGTTGTGGTCGCTGGGCAAGGGCGTCGGTGAGATCTTGAGCCTTCCTGCATCCcgccgccccccaccccctcttttcTTGTCGTGGGCCAGCCGTCCTGACCCTAGTCTCCTTACCACAGTGGTTCCCACCTACTTTGGAAACGCAAATGGTGCCCCGTGTCATTTTCCTTTCACCTTCGAGGGACGCTCCTACTTGGCCTGCACCACAGATGGCCGCACGGATGGCTTGCCTTGGTGTAGTACTACAGCCGACTATGACACCGACCGCAAGTTCGGTTTCTGCCCCAGTGAGAGTGAGTATGCACCgcggggtggaggggagggggccaCCTTTAAGGCCCAGAATCGTAGTTTCCAATCCCCCTCTGCCACTAGTGGTGTGACCAGGTGTCCCGTCCGCCCGTCCCGGTCCCCCCCTTCTCGGtccagtctcctctgtgaaatgAGACGAGGTCTGGGCCCTGGTGGTCGTCGGGGCCACCCTTGGAGGTAACAACGCGGGTCTCCTCAGGACTCTACACGGAACACGGCAATGGGGACGGCAAACCCTGCGTGTTTCCGTTCATCTTTGAGGGCCGCTCCTACTCGGCCTGCACCACGGAGGGTCGCTCGGATGGTTACCGCTGgtgcgccaccacggccagcTACGACCAGGATAAGCTGTATGGCTTCTGCCCTACCCGAGGTACCTCTGCCCCGCCTACCAACTTCAGCCCGGCTCTGCCCTCCAAAAGGTGGCGTTTTCACCCATTCACCTCCTCTCTCCATTTACCATGCACCGCCTCCCTCCACATCTCCTCTCTGTGACTCCCAGTTGGGCAGCCTTTTTTGTTTGGCCTTGGGCCTCAGCCTTGGTCTCCTATGTTAGGCTCTGCCCATTAGTATTTCCAGGCTTCAGCGTGCTCCACAGCGCCCCCTAGGCTTCAAAAAATAGGCCATCGAGAGTCTTGAGTGCCCTTGAGAGTTTCGTCCACCCCTGGCACCATATTACATCCACCCACCTGGCTCACTTAAGACCCTTGGTCTCTCCAGCCGACGCGACTGTGGTTGGGGGCAACTCGGCCGGCGAGCTGTGCGTCTTCCCCTTCGTCTTCCTGGGCAAGGAGTACTCCACCTGTACCAGCGAGGGCCGCAACGACGGGCGCCTCTGGTGCGCTACCACCTCGAGCTTCGACACTGACAAGAAGTGGGGTTTCTGCCCAGACCAAGGTGGGCGGCGTTCCGAGGCTCCTAGCGTGGGTTCCGAGTCACCTCCTGGCAGTCGTGGGGGTGGAGCAGCCAGGGCTGCGGCCTTGGCCTGCCGTTTGCATCTTAggctcctcctcctttccaggGTACAGCCTGTTCCTGGTGGCAGCGCATGAGTTCGGCCATGCGCTGGGCTTAGATCATTCTACAGTGCCAGAAGCGCTCATGTACCCCATGTACCGCTTCCTTGAGGGCTCCCCTCTGCATGAAGACGACGTGAAAGGCATCCAGCATCTGTATGGTGAGGCTGGGGGACAGAGATGGAGGACCAGAGGGGAGGATGAGGTTCAACTGCAGGaccagagaagaggggagggaagagaaggaaccGCAGTATCCGTCTAGGACAGGGCCTGAGTGCCCAGTGGGTGCTTGGAGATGGCACTCTAGACCCGGGTTCAAAAGCCAGCCCAGGGCTGGGTGTGCCGCCTAGTGGTTATAGTAGGTACTGAGTGCTGCAGAGCAGGCATGATCTTGAGCAGGAGGGGCCAACCCAGCCACTTCATAGTGTGTCTGATCTCTCTTTAGGTCCTCCTATATAAAGTGGGTGTGTGATAAGGCTTTGATAGGGTTAACTGAAGAAGAATGATGCCTTGCCTTAGTAAGggccatttgatttttttgttttgtgttgttttggttttggtcatCATTTACCCTAAAAAAATGAGGATACTTGCTGGGTGTGATgttgcaagcctgtaatcccagcacccaggaggttgagacaggagggttaccatgagtttgaggctagcctgagatacatagtaagctccaggccaacctgggctactcaAGGCACTGACCCAAAGGAACTTCCAAAGATTaacttatttgtatttgtgtgggtgttttgcctgcatgcatgtctgtgtatggtGTATGCACAATgctagcagaggccagagagggtgttggatcccttggaacagaagttacagattcttagctaccatgtgggtgctgggaaaggagcccaggtcctccagaagggCAACCAGTGGTCTTAGCCACtcagctgtctcttcagccccaaaagGACCTTCAAAGGCAGAGCAGGCCAAGTGTgcttgcacatgcctttaatcccagcactttggaggcagaggcaggctgtttTCTGTGTGTTGGAAACCAGCCAggtctatgtagtgagactctatcttttaaaaagaaaaaagagccgggcggtggtggcgcacgcctttaatcccagcacttgggaggcagagccaggcggatctttgtgagttcgaggccaacctgggctaccaagtgagctccaggaaaggcgcaaagctacacagagaaaccctgtctccaaaaaaaaccaaaaaaaaaaaaaaaagggggggggagggtatTGAAGAGCTAATCTTTCGAGTTTATAATGCTCACAGCAGCACTGTTTGACGTTGTGGCCACTCAAAAGACTCTTGCCCCTCCTgacttgggggagggagggagattctGCCCGTGGTTCTGTTCTGACAACCCAGTCCTGACAACCCAGTCCGTATCTTCACAGAGCTCAGGAAGAGGCCTGCTTGTGGCCTCCAGCATCAAGGGAAGACATCGGTGCTGGGctcaggaggaggctggggctgcagagaaATGCTGACTAGCGTGTCTTACCTAGTGTCTTGTTTTAGGTCCCGGCCCTAAGCCTGACCCAAGGCCGCCAGCCCCCACCACAGCTGAACCACAGCCGACAGCTCCTCCCACTCTGTGCCCCACAGTACCTCCCACCGCCTACCCTACACACAGTCCCACGGTGGGCCCCACCGGCCCCCCTGCAGCTGGCCCTACAGACCCCCCTACTGCTGGCCCTACAGACCCCCCTACTGCTGGCCCTTCTGAGACCACGACAAAGTCTTTGAGGCCGGTAGACAATCCGTGCACTGTGGGTATTTTCGACGCTATTGCTGAGATCCAGGGCTCTTTGTATTTCTTCAAGGACGGGTGAGCAGGCGGGGTGTGTGGGTGGCAGAGAGGGGTTTGGGGAGGAACCTGCCTGCGtctcccacccctcttcctcccctggcCAAGGCTGAGGGCCCTGCTGTCTCCTTTCTTTCAGTCGGTACTGGAAGTTCCTGAATCGCAGAGGAAGCCCACTGCAGGGCCCCTTTCTTATTGCCCGCACGTGGCCCGCTCTGCCTGCGAAGCTGGACTCAGCCTTTGAGGATCCGCTGTCCAAGaagattttcttcttctctggttAGTTTGTGCATCCCTAGCCCGCCCATTCCTCAGTCCCCATCAGCTCAGGTTACACAGAGACCCAGGGTAAACCCTGAGACTGCCGCGCAAAGGGGGTGGGGTCCCCCTCCCGGCAGATGTGATTTGACATTTATGGGAAGGAGGCTAGTGAATTGCGCTTGTCCTGACCCTTGAGTGGCATCTGAGACTAGGCCCCTCTGGCTTCTCCCTCCTGGCATTCAAAGAGACCGTGCTCCCCCTTTGTGTCCCTTCTCTTCTGTAGGGCGCCAGGTGTGGGTGTACACAGGCGAGTCGGTGCTGGGCCCCAGGCGTCTGGAGAAGCTGGGTCTAGGCTCCGGGGTAACCCAGGTCACCGGACTCCTCCCGCGTCGCGGCGGCAAGGCTCTGCTGTTCAGCAGGGAgcgtgtgtggaggtgagagcaACCGCGGCCGCCGGTAGGGGGAGCCCTGGCGCCACTCACCCGCAGCCCGTGGGGGCGGGCGGGGCTCAGAGCTTGTCTGATTTCCTGCAGGTTCGACTTGAAGACGCAGAGGGTGGATCCCCAGAGTGTCACTCGCCTGGATAAGATGTTCCCTGgggtgccctggaactcacacgACATCTTCCAGTACCAAGGTGAGATTTGCTGGTGCTGGCTGGGGAGGGTCCCGTCATGAGATGTCTCCCACACTTAGTGACTGGCCAGGTTCTCAGTCCTTGAAGACTGAGGGAAACGTTCACACAGTCAGATCTAGGTTCCAGACTgcttgcatttctttctctttcggGAACTCCAGCACAGAGCACAGTTCTCGGAAGGCTCGTTCCTTTATTACTTTATTACTAACGGAATAATAATCAGTAATCAGTGCAGGGCTGCACTGGGGATACACCGAGAGGCAAGAAAGTTCTGGCTGTCTTTGGGCAAGTCACTGCCTCTcttggggcctcagtttccccatctgtaaaatagaGATATTATCTAGAGTTGCATTATCTCCTCTTCAGTACTCACACTCCACTAGTTGGCAGTTTTAGACTGAGGCTAAAGCCCAAATCTATCATTTTCAGCCATCTCCTTTATACCCCTCCCTCCAACCATACCGATTGTCCAATAACCTTTAATATATTCTGCAAGAGTGAGGAGGGGTCAGGAGTGGAGGGCAGTGGTCCTGAGGGTGAGCTCAAGCCAGTGCTAAGGCGGAAGAAACTAACATGGCCTGACGCTGCCCTGTCTGTACTTCCAagttctcacctcctccccatAGTCTCGGTGCTCCACCTAGGCTGCTGCTCGTCAAGGTCCTTCCGAGCTTAAGGCCTTTGGGCCGGCCGTTCCCCTCTTTGGGAGGCTCCCCACCCACACTGTCACCATGCTGCCCTCTCATCCTTCAGTGCTAAGGTCACCATTTCAGAGTCTCCGCCTGACCCTCGTTATGTATTCACTTTCTTTGATGTCTTCCTGTATCTTGAGATCATGTCTCTATTTCCCCACTGTATTCCTCAGGCCTCTCACAGTACTTGGCACACAGCTgttactcagtaaatatttgttgaatgaataatgaatgaatgaaagaatgaatgaatgagtttgtCCAGTGAATGCTTGTTGGATGAATTGAACTGAGCATTAAAATACTACCCGTTCATTAATCTGCTGATTCATTCATAACCTGTATGTGCAACACCTACTATGCACCGGGCTTGCCACTACTTTGAGTATCAAGGTCTGTGCCCTCCAGCATCTCACAGGCAGGTAGAAGAACCGAAAGTGTCAtgtaaaaaacacagaaagatacAGGAAGGCCAGGAggggtgtgtcttagttagggttctattgctgtgaagagacactataaccatggcaactcttaaaaaggaaaacatttaattgggactggcttacagtgcAGAGGCTGTTTAGTGCATtgtcgtcatggtgggaagcatggcagcgtgcaggcagacgtggtgctgcagagggagctgagagtcctccatctggatccacaggcagcaggaagagagggacacacactgggcctggcttgagcttctgagacctcgaagcccacccccagcacacacttcccccaacaaggccacacctactcctagGGCCCCTCCCTGTGAGcgtatggggaccattttcattcgaACCGCCACAGGGTGGTTGTAAAAATCTTGTTCTGTGTCTGTAAGGGAGTACAGGCCTCAGTTTGTCTGTGTCTCCTTGTTCCCCACAGACAAAGCCTACTTCTGCCACGACCAGTTCTTCTGGCGTGTGAGTTTCCGAGAGGAGGTGAACCAAGTGGACCACGTGGGCTATGTGACCTACGACCTCCTGCATTGCCCCGAGAACTAGGGATCCTCCTCTTCGTCAGCAGTGCAGTGCGCGAGAGACCACCCAGAGGGAAAGCAGCCAGTTTGCGGGATACAGACTGGTGATGTCTTCTAGAGAATGGGAAGGCGTGGAGGCGGGCTGGGCCCTCTCTTCACACCTTCCTTTCTTGTTGGACTGTGTCTAATAAACATTGATTTCCTACCCTTGACCGGCTACTTTAATTAATGGGCTTCTccttagctgtgtgtgtgtccatgtgtgtgcatgtggaggtcagaagagaacttcTTAGAGTCGGTTCTGTCCTGTTTTTCTGTGGgatctgggggttgaactcagctTCCCAGGCTTTCGTGGCACGGACCGCATCTGCTGAGCTGCCTCGCTGACTCTAGCCACTTATTTATTATGGATGTGGTCACGTTCACAAGCATGTATTTAACTGATAGAATGCTTGCTCTGTGTCAGGCAGTGCTCCAAGCTCGACATAAATATTAAGGTATTCAGTTACCCCTCCTGGAAGGTATTATGTAACTATTTCTGGTTTACAGCTGAGGACACCACCAAgctattcattcatccatcaaacatttattgagagCATCCCTAGGGAGCCAGGCTCTGTACTGGGTGCTGGGCACAGAGGAATTCATTGGATATTGGTCCTTCCTTCAAGGATTGCTCAGTGATTCTCAGAGTCCTGGAAACCTGCTTGAACCAGACCCCAGACTCCACTCTTGAGAATCCAGCTCACTCACAGGGGAAACTGTGACTGGCAGCAACAACATCATTGAGCTTGAAGAGTGCAAAGCCTGTGTGCTAGAGAGGTGTGTGGGAGGGTCCTGGGTATTGTGGCTGAGCTAATGCCCTTCAGTCCAGGTATTGTGGCTGAGCTAATGCCCCTCAGCTGGAACTGACCCAGGAAGGATGACCGAGTGTCTTCCTGGGCAAGTGGGACAGTCTTTtgctaaattaattaattactttcttttaatctagtgtgtgtgtgtgtgtgtgtgtgtgtgtgttcgtatgcatacatgtgtgctgatgcctcaggaggccagaggagggcgttggatcccctagaactaaaAGGGTAGGCAGTAGAGTGCTGCCCCATGCCAGTGCCGGGAGgtgaactctggccctctgggagagcagcaagtgcccttaactctGATCCACCTCTCCGGCCAACCATCCTGCCAAAGCATCAACCTGAAAACGGAACAGCGCACACACAAGGATGGTGGTCACAGAGTTCTAATAGAGAGAAAGTAGCAGTGAGGCTGTGAGTCCCCAAGGAGAGCCCAAGGGTGCGCGTGCCCTGTCAGCGGACGGCTAGAAAGAGGGGGAAGGGTGGGTGGTCAGGTGCAATCATGTTCTGGGGAGCTCGAGGAAGAGTTCAGAGAACGGCCCCCGCCCCAAGCCACCCCTCTGGGAGTGCTCCTCTCCCAGCAGGCCTGTTTTTAGCCTAGGAATGAGACACTCCTTTCTGCACACAAGCATTCCTTAGCACGCCTTGTTCAAACTCTCTCTCCACCCCGTCTCCCCTGGGACACTACCCtgactctcccctcccccaggcccaCTCACAATAAAAGTTACCCGTGGGTGGGTCCTACTCTCGTCTCCACCTCCTTCTTCCCTTGCCCTCAACAACTATTCACCACAGGCTCCTCCCTCACAGTGCCACTGAGTCACCTGTGACCTCCCACGTCAGCACAGGGCACACTGCCTATCCTCCATCCACACATGTGATGTGACAgtctgtcttgctctctctccagAAGCGTTTTTCTCACGTTTAGTGTCAGGAACACGTCCCCTCCCggctcttctcttccctccctgtaaCCTCTCATGGTAGCATGCTCCAAGGCTCAGTTCTCAGCTTCTCCACTGTGATCTCACCAGCCGTCCAACTTGGAACAGCACATCTGTCCAAACCGACATCCCCAGCTGAACCTCTCCCCTGAGCCCTAGACTCAGGTTCCACTGCCTGCTCTTCGTGACCTAACAGGCTTTCCACCTCAGCAGACCCAACTTCTCCTCCTCCAGGTGCCTCCATCTTTGTGTGACTGTGGAcggacacattcacacacagagaacgACGTTCATTCCACTGTGGCTCTGCAGCCAGCACTTCCACCACTAAGCCCTCCCTTTGCCCCCCCCCAACTATTTAGACAGTTCTGTAAGGTGTGTCGCGTCGTACCCTTTGAGTCTCTTGAATCCTTTTGGTCAATGTCTGCGAGATTTGTGCATATTTTGTAAATAGTAGATGGTCTAACTTTAGCACTATGTccaattccattgtgtaaataaatGCCTGACAGTGATCTATTTTGCTATTGGTAGACATTTGGGTAGATTCAGGTCTGGGATCATTGTGAATAATACCGCTATGACCATTTTTGGAAGGATCTTGGTAGGAGAGTGGTTGGAAAGATAGTTCAGAGGTCAAAGTAGTCGgttgtcttgcagaggaccca includes the following:
- the Mmp9 gene encoding matrix metalloproteinase-9, which encodes MSPWQPLILALLALGCSSAAPYQRQPTFVVFPRDLRTSNLTDTQLAQEYLYRYGYSRVAEMQGEKLSLRPALLLLQKQLSLPQTGELDSKTLEAIRAPRCGVPDLGKFQTFEGDLKWHHHNITYWIQNYSEDLPRDVIDDAFARAFAVWSAVTPLTFTRVYGLEADIVIQFGVAEHGDGYPFDGKDGLLAHAFPPGQGIQGDAHFDDEELWSLGKGVVVPTYFGNANGAPCHFPFTFEGRSYLACTTDGRTDGLPWCSTTADYDTDRKFGFCPSERLYTEHGNGDGKPCVFPFIFEGRSYSACTTEGRSDGYRWCATTASYDQDKLYGFCPTRADATVVGGNSAGELCVFPFVFLGKEYSTCTSEGRNDGRLWCATTSSFDTDKKWGFCPDQGYSLFLVAAHEFGHALGLDHSTVPEALMYPMYRFLEGSPLHEDDVKGIQHLYGPGPKPDPRPPAPTTAEPQPTAPPTLCPTVPPTAYPTHSPTVGPTGPPAAGPTDPPTAGPTDPPTAGPSETTTKSLRPVDNPCTVGIFDAIAEIQGSLYFFKDGRYWKFLNRRGSPLQGPFLIARTWPALPAKLDSAFEDPLSKKIFFFSGRQVWVYTGESVLGPRRLEKLGLGSGVTQVTGLLPRRGGKALLFSRERVWRFDLKTQRVDPQSVTRLDKMFPGVPWNSHDIFQYQDKAYFCHDQFFWRVSFREEVNQVDHVGYVTYDLLHCPEN